A window of Chryseobacterium aquaeductus genomic DNA:
CGAAAGTCCTACAAGTATGACTTTACCGTTAATCGTATTGGCTGTCCTTTCAGTGCTTGGAGGTTTCATTAACCTTCCTCACTTCATCGGTCATGGTCATTATGCTAAATTAATGGAATGGCTGAAACCTGTATTGACCGAAGAAAGCTTTAAACAAATGGAAACTACACTTACAGGAGTAGCAGAAAGCACAGAATTTATTCTTTTAGGAGCAACTGTTGCCATGTTTTTTGCAGTTTGGTTTATCGTGAAAAACACTTATGTAAATAAGAAAAAAAGAGCTATTGCTGAAGACGATTATACAGGATGGGAAAAACTTTCTGCTAAGAAACTATACGTTGACGAACTTTACAATGCATTGATTGTAAAAACTGTTGAAGGACTTGGACGTGGCGGAAAAATGTTTGACAAAGGTGTTCTTGACCGTTTTGTAGACTATATCGGAGAAGGCGCTGAAGACAGCGGTAGATCGATGAAGCGTATACAGAACGGAAATGTAGAAAATTACATTCTGATCATGTCTTTAGCTGTGGGAATTATACTGATTGTTAACTTTATATTACAATAATGTCTTATTTACTATTAACATTATTACTTTTACCTCTAGTAGGTTCGGGATTGGTCTTTGCATGGAGGAATACTTCCAGCAAATACCTGGCATTAGGAATTGCTTTGATTCAAATGCTGCTTACCTTTTACGTTGTTTCGGATTTTGATTTTAATCCGACCGTAGACAGCGTATTGCAGTATGAGATCAACTATCCTTGGTCACAGTTTATAAAAAGTAACCTTCATTTCGGAATTGACGGGATGAGTTTGCTTCTTTTGTTGTTGACCAATATTTTGATGCCGATCATTATTTTATCATCTTTTAATGAAAATGTAAGCTATAAAAATTCTTTCTACGGTCTGATTTTGCTGATGCAGTTCGGATTGGTGGGTGTTTTCACCGCTTTAGACGGATTATTGTTCTACATTTTCTGGGAAGTAACTTTGATTCCGATCTGGTTTATCGCCGCTCTTTGGGGTCAGGAAAACAAAAGACTTGAGTTTACTACAAAATTCTTCGTGTATACTTTCGTAGGATCTTTGTTTATGTTGGCAGGTTTAATTTATGTTTACACACATTCAGCATCATTTGCTTTAACAGATTTGTATAACGCAGACCTTGGCGAGACTCAGCAGATTGTTGTTTTCTGGTTTATATTCTTTGCATTTGCAGTCAAACTTCCGGTCTTCCCGTTTCACACTTGGCAGCCGGATACGTATACTTACTCTCCTACTCAAGGATCGATGTTGTTATCAGGGATTATGCTTAAAATGGCGATCTACGGAGTCCTTCGTTATCTTCTTCCAATTACGCCAACCGCAATTTTCGGAATTTCCG
This region includes:
- a CDS encoding complex I subunit 4 family protein — translated: MSYLLLTLLLLPLVGSGLVFAWRNTSSKYLALGIALIQMLLTFYVVSDFDFNPTVDSVLQYEINYPWSQFIKSNLHFGIDGMSLLLLLLTNILMPIIILSSFNENVSYKNSFYGLILLMQFGLVGVFTALDGLLFYIFWEVTLIPIWFIAALWGQENKRLEFTTKFFVYTFVGSLFMLAGLIYVYTHSASFALTDLYNADLGETQQIVVFWFIFFAFAVKLPVFPFHTWQPDTYTYSPTQGSMLLSGIMLKMAIYGVLRYLLPITPTAIFGISGQIVIILAIVGIVHGALIAIIQTDMKRIIAYSSFSHVGLMVAGIFSSAVLTLRGTFTIEGAEGALVQTFAHGINVAGLFFCADILYKRFKSRDIRQMGGLAKVAPKFAVLFLIIVLGSMGVPLTNGFIGEFILIKSIFDFNVLASVIAGLTVILCAVYLLRFYGKAMFGQGDDAVLSTAKDLSAVEFSVLASIAVFVIVLGVFPQPVIDMVSSSLKFIYTSMVN